One stretch of Scatophagus argus isolate fScaArg1 chromosome 18, fScaArg1.pri, whole genome shotgun sequence DNA includes these proteins:
- the gdap1 gene encoding ganglioside-induced differentiation-associated protein 1 translates to MASENSSETSQDEKAALIETSSEQDAHPPCGPVAKQSESKLTLYHWTQSFNSQKVRLAIAEKGLHCEEYDVSLPLSEHNEPWFMHLNPTGEVPVLVHNENVICDPTQIMDYLEQNFNDEGTPTLIPEEGSTYYHRVQHYRELLDSLQMDAYTHGCILHPEITVDSHIPAYAATCIRTQIGNTQTELKKLAEQNPELKDAYLAKQRRLKSKLFDHDNMKYLKKLLDELESVMDQVETELQRRVEETPEEGSQSWLCGEFFSMADVSLAVTLHRLKFLGLSRRYWGNGNRVNLETYYERVVERTAFRRVLGHVNNILISAVLPVAFRLARKNAPVILGTTVLIGVLGGATYLAFLYMKKRLTLFS, encoded by the exons ATGGCGTCCGAAAACAGCTCTGAAACATCCCAGGATGAGAAAGCAGCTCTTATAGAGACGAGCTCGGAACAAGATGCACATCCGCCATGTGGTCCAGTTGCAAAGCAGAGCGAGTCAAAGTTAACGCTTTATCACTGGACGCAGTCTTTCAATTCGCAGAAG gtgCGTCTGGCCATAGCAGAGAAAGGTTTGCACTGTGAGGAGTATGATGTGAGCCTACCGCTCAGTGAACATAACGAGCCCTGGTTCATGCATCTGAATCCCACTGGTGAGGTGCCAGTCCTAGTCCACAATGAGAACGTCATCTGTGACCCAACACAGATCATGGACTACCTGGAGCAGAATTTCAATGATG AGGGCACTCCCACACTCATCCCTGAAGAGGGCAGCACATACTACCACAGAGTGCAGCACTACAGAGAGCTGCTGGACTCACTACAGATGGATGCCTACACCCATGGCTGCATCCTGCACCCTGAGATCACCGTGGACTCCCACATACCTGCATATGCTGCCACGTGCATACGAA cacagattggaaacacacaaactgagctGAAGAAACTGGCAGAGCAGAACCCAGAGCTCAAAGATGCTTATTTAGCAAAACAGAGGCGCTTGAAA TCCAAGTTGTTCGACCACGACAACATGAAGTATCTGAAGAAGCTTCTGGATGAACTGGAGAGTGTGATGGACCAAGTCgagacagagctgcagagaaggGTGGAAGAAACACCAG AAGAAGGCAGTCAGTCCTGGCTGTGTGGTGAGTTCTTCAGCATGGCCGACGTCTCTCTGGCGGTCACCTTACACCGCCTCAAGTTCCTTGGCCTCTCCCGTCGCTACTGGGGCAACGGTAACCGTGTGAACCTGGAAACATACTACGAGCGTGTGGTGGAGCGCACAGCCTTTAGGAGAGTGCTGGGCCATGTCAACAACATCCTGATCTCCGCTGTCCTTCCTGTGGCGTTTCGCTTGGCCAGGAAAAATGCACCGGTCATTCTTGGCACTACCGTGTTGATAGGGGTTTTAGGAGGAGCTACATACCTTGCTTTTCTTTATATGAAGAAGAGGCTGACTCTCTTCAGCTGA